A portion of the Rhinolophus sinicus isolate RSC01 linkage group LG16, ASM3656204v1, whole genome shotgun sequence genome contains these proteins:
- the ZNF10 gene encoding zinc finger protein 10 isoform X5: MEAKSPTAWSHTLVTFTDVLVSFTREEWQLLEPAQQGLYKDVTLENYENLVSLGHQCAKPDVILQLEKGDEPWLVDRGSPQNAHPDWDTAVEIKSLISSKNISKDRQSYDIKMEGMAKNDLWYLSLEEVWKCEDQLDKYQENKERHLRKKSRSDC, translated from the exons ATGGAAGCCAAGTCGCCAACTGCCTGGTCCCAC ACACTGGTGACCTTCACGGACGTACTTGTGAGCTTCACCAGGGAGGAGTGGCAACTCCTGGAGCCTGCCCAGCAGGGTCTGTACAAGGACGTGACGCTGGAGAACTACGAGAACCTGGTTTCTTTGG GTCATCAGTGTGCCAAGCCCGATGTGATCCTACAGTTGGAGAAAGGGGACGAGCCGTGGCTGGTGGACAGAGGGAGTCCCCAAAATGCCCACCCAG attgggATACTGCAGTtgaaattaaatcattaatttccaGTAAGAATATTTCTAAAGATAGACAATCCTATGACATTAAAATGGAAGGAATGGCAAAGAATGATCTCTGGTATTTGTCATTAGAAGAAGTCTGGAAATGTGAAGACCAGTTGGACAAATATCAAGAAAACAAGGAGAGACATTTGAG aaaaaaatctagaagtgATTGTTAG
- the ZNF10 gene encoding zinc finger protein 10 isoform X2 — translation MEAKSPTAWSHTLVTFTDVLVSFTREEWQLLEPAQQGLYKDVTLENYENLVSLGHQCAKPDVILQLEKGDEPWLVDRGSPQNAHPDWDTAVEIKSLISSKNISKDRQSYDIKMEGMAKNDLWYLSLEEVWKCEDQLDKYQENKERHLSSRLIRHQRTHTGEKPYECPECGKSFRQSTHLILHQRTHVQVRPYECNECGKSYSQRSHLVVHHRTHTGLKPFECKDCGKCFSRSSHLFSHQRTHTGEKPYECHDCGKAFSQSSALIVHQRIHTGEKPYECCQCGRAFIRKNDLIKHQRVHAGEETYKCDRCGVTFSQTSPFVVHQIAHTGEQFLTCNQCEAALVSSPNLIRYQTGNIREKSY, via the exons ATGGAAGCCAAGTCGCCAACTGCCTGGTCCCAC ACACTGGTGACCTTCACGGACGTACTTGTGAGCTTCACCAGGGAGGAGTGGCAACTCCTGGAGCCTGCCCAGCAGGGTCTGTACAAGGACGTGACGCTGGAGAACTACGAGAACCTGGTTTCTTTGG GTCATCAGTGTGCCAAGCCCGATGTGATCCTACAGTTGGAGAAAGGGGACGAGCCGTGGCTGGTGGACAGAGGGAGTCCCCAAAATGCCCACCCAG attgggATACTGCAGTtgaaattaaatcattaatttccaGTAAGAATATTTCTAAAGATAGACAATCCTATGACATTAAAATGGAAGGAATGGCAAAGAATGATCTCTGGTATTTGTCATTAGAAGAAGTCTGGAAATGTGAAGACCAGTTGGACAAATATCAAGAAAACAAGGAGAGACATTTGAG CTCCAGGCTTATTAGGCACCAGagaactcacactggagagaagccttacGAGTGTCCTGAGTGTGGAAAATCCTTCAGACAGAGCACACACCTCATTCTGCACCAGAGAACTCACGTGCAAGTGAGGCCCTATGAGTGTAACGAATGTGGGAAGTCTTACAGCCAGAGATCTCACCTGGTTGTGCACCACAGAACTCACACCGGACTGAAACCCTTTGAGTGTAAAGACTGTGGAAAATGCTTTAGTCGAAGCTCTCACCTTTTCTCACATCAGAGAACCCACACCGGAGAAAAGCCATACGAATGCCATGattgtgggaaagccttcagccaGAGTTCTGCCCTCATTGTGCATCAGAGAatccatactggagagaagccgTACGAATGCTGTCAGTGTGGGAGAGCCTTCATTAGGAAGAATGACCTCATTAAGCACCAGAGGGTTCATGCTGGGGAAGAGACCTATAAATGTGACCGGTGTGGAGTTACCTTCAGCCAGACCTCTCCATTTGTAGTCCATCAGATAGCGCACACGGGGGAGCAGTTCTTAACTTGTAATCAGTGTGAGGCAGCGCTTGTTAGTAGCCCTAACCTTATCAGATACCAGACAGGTAACATCAGAGAAAAAAGTTACTAA
- the ZNF10 gene encoding zinc finger protein 10 isoform X3 yields the protein MEAKSPTAWSHTLVTFTDVLVSFTREEWQLLEPAQQGLYKDVTLENYENLVSLGHQCAKPDVILQLEKGDEPWLVDRGSPQNAHPDWDTAVEIKSLISSKNISKDRQSYDIKMEGMAKNDLWYLSLEEVWKCEDQLDKYQENKERHLRQVALTQKKALTHQRVGENAPGLLGTRELTLERSLTSVLSVENPSDRAHTSFCTRELTCK from the exons ATGGAAGCCAAGTCGCCAACTGCCTGGTCCCAC ACACTGGTGACCTTCACGGACGTACTTGTGAGCTTCACCAGGGAGGAGTGGCAACTCCTGGAGCCTGCCCAGCAGGGTCTGTACAAGGACGTGACGCTGGAGAACTACGAGAACCTGGTTTCTTTGG GTCATCAGTGTGCCAAGCCCGATGTGATCCTACAGTTGGAGAAAGGGGACGAGCCGTGGCTGGTGGACAGAGGGAGTCCCCAAAATGCCCACCCAG attgggATACTGCAGTtgaaattaaatcattaatttccaGTAAGAATATTTCTAAAGATAGACAATCCTATGACATTAAAATGGAAGGAATGGCAAAGAATGATCTCTGGTATTTGTCATTAGAAGAAGTCTGGAAATGTGAAGACCAGTTGGACAAATATCAAGAAAACAAGGAGAGACATTTGAGGCAAGTGGCACTCACCCAAAAGAAAGCACTTACTCATCAAAGAGTTGGTGAAAATG CTCCAGGCTTATTAGGCACCAGagaactcacactggagagaagccttacGAGTGTCCTGAGTGTGGAAAATCCTTCAGACAGAGCACACACCTCATTCTGCACCAGAGAACTCACGTGCAAGTGA
- the ZNF10 gene encoding zinc finger protein 10 isoform X1: protein MEAKSPTAWSHTLVTFTDVLVSFTREEWQLLEPAQQGLYKDVTLENYENLVSLGHQCAKPDVILQLEKGDEPWLVDRGSPQNAHPDWDTAVEIKSLISSKNISKDRQSYDIKMEGMAKNDLWYLSLEEVWKCEDQLDKYQENKERHLRQVALTQKKALTHQRVGENGKYGGTCLIPAQLVLREYFHKHDSHAKSLKHDLVFSSHQKSYANNSNECGQTFCQNIHLIQFARTQTVDKSYKCPDDRNSLPHGTSLSISKGMRREKRYECKECGKFFSWRSNLTRHRLIHTGEKPYECKECGKSFSRSSHLIGHQKTHTGEEPYECKECGKSFSWFSHLVTHQRTHTGDKLYTCNQCGKSFVHSSRLIRHQRTHTGEKPYECPECGKSFRQSTHLILHQRTHVQVRPYECNECGKSYSQRSHLVVHHRTHTGLKPFECKDCGKCFSRSSHLFSHQRTHTGEKPYECHDCGKAFSQSSALIVHQRIHTGEKPYECCQCGRAFIRKNDLIKHQRVHAGEETYKCDRCGVTFSQTSPFVVHQIAHTGEQFLTCNQCEAALVSSPNLIRYQTGNIREKSY, encoded by the exons ATGGAAGCCAAGTCGCCAACTGCCTGGTCCCAC ACACTGGTGACCTTCACGGACGTACTTGTGAGCTTCACCAGGGAGGAGTGGCAACTCCTGGAGCCTGCCCAGCAGGGTCTGTACAAGGACGTGACGCTGGAGAACTACGAGAACCTGGTTTCTTTGG GTCATCAGTGTGCCAAGCCCGATGTGATCCTACAGTTGGAGAAAGGGGACGAGCCGTGGCTGGTGGACAGAGGGAGTCCCCAAAATGCCCACCCAG attgggATACTGCAGTtgaaattaaatcattaatttccaGTAAGAATATTTCTAAAGATAGACAATCCTATGACATTAAAATGGAAGGAATGGCAAAGAATGATCTCTGGTATTTGTCATTAGAAGAAGTCTGGAAATGTGAAGACCAGTTGGACAAATATCAAGAAAACAAGGAGAGACATTTGAGGCAAGTGGCACTCACCCAAAAGAAAGCACTTACTCATCAAAGAGTTGGTGAAAATGGTAAATATGGGGGAACCTGTCTTATTCCTGCTCAGCTGGTACTGAGAGAGTATTTCCATAAACATGACTCACATGCTAAGAGTTTAAAACATGATTTAGTTTTTAGCAGTCATCAGAAAAGCTATGCAAATAACAGTAATGAATGTGGCCAGACCTTCTGTCAGAACATACACCTTATTCAGTTTGCAAGGACACAAACAGTTGATAAATCCTACAAGTGCCCTGATGATCGTAACTCTCTGCCTCATGGCACATCACTTAGTATATCAAAGGGTATGCGTAGAGAGAAAcgctatgaatgtaaggaatgtgggaaattCTTCAGCTGGCGCTCTAATCTAACCAGGCACAGGCTTattcatactggagaaaaaccctatgaatgtaaagaatgtggaaaATCTTTCAGCCGCAGTTCTCACCTCATTGGACATCAAAAGACTCACACTGGGGAGGAACCCTATGAGTGTAAAGAATGTGGAAAATCGTTCAGCTGGTTCTCTCACCTTGTCACCCATCAGAGGACTCATACAGGAGACAAACTGTACACATGTAATCAGTGTGGTAAATCTTTTGTTCATAGCTCCAGGCTTATTAGGCACCAGagaactcacactggagagaagccttacGAGTGTCCTGAGTGTGGAAAATCCTTCAGACAGAGCACACACCTCATTCTGCACCAGAGAACTCACGTGCAAGTGAGGCCCTATGAGTGTAACGAATGTGGGAAGTCTTACAGCCAGAGATCTCACCTGGTTGTGCACCACAGAACTCACACCGGACTGAAACCCTTTGAGTGTAAAGACTGTGGAAAATGCTTTAGTCGAAGCTCTCACCTTTTCTCACATCAGAGAACCCACACCGGAGAAAAGCCATACGAATGCCATGattgtgggaaagccttcagccaGAGTTCTGCCCTCATTGTGCATCAGAGAatccatactggagagaagccgTACGAATGCTGTCAGTGTGGGAGAGCCTTCATTAGGAAGAATGACCTCATTAAGCACCAGAGGGTTCATGCTGGGGAAGAGACCTATAAATGTGACCGGTGTGGAGTTACCTTCAGCCAGACCTCTCCATTTGTAGTCCATCAGATAGCGCACACGGGGGAGCAGTTCTTAACTTGTAATCAGTGTGAGGCAGCGCTTGTTAGTAGCCCTAACCTTATCAGATACCAGACAGGTAACATCAGAGAAAAAAGTTACTAA
- the ZNF10 gene encoding zinc finger protein 10 isoform X4 — protein MEAKSPTAWSHTLVTFTDVLVSFTREEWQLLEPAQQGLYKDVTLENYENLVSLGHQCAKPDVILQLEKGDEPWLVDRGSPQNAHPDWDTAVEIKSLISSKNISKDRQSYDIKMEGMAKNDLWYLSLEEVWKCEDQLDKYQENKERHLRQVALTQKKALTHQRVGENEKNLEVIVRLMRSENYKEHETL, from the exons ATGGAAGCCAAGTCGCCAACTGCCTGGTCCCAC ACACTGGTGACCTTCACGGACGTACTTGTGAGCTTCACCAGGGAGGAGTGGCAACTCCTGGAGCCTGCCCAGCAGGGTCTGTACAAGGACGTGACGCTGGAGAACTACGAGAACCTGGTTTCTTTGG GTCATCAGTGTGCCAAGCCCGATGTGATCCTACAGTTGGAGAAAGGGGACGAGCCGTGGCTGGTGGACAGAGGGAGTCCCCAAAATGCCCACCCAG attgggATACTGCAGTtgaaattaaatcattaatttccaGTAAGAATATTTCTAAAGATAGACAATCCTATGACATTAAAATGGAAGGAATGGCAAAGAATGATCTCTGGTATTTGTCATTAGAAGAAGTCTGGAAATGTGAAGACCAGTTGGACAAATATCAAGAAAACAAGGAGAGACATTTGAGGCAAGTGGCACTCACCCAAAAGAAAGCACTTACTCATCAAAGAGTTGGTGAAAATG aaaaaaatctagaagtgATTGTTAGACTCATGAGATCTGAGAACTACAAGGAACATGAGACCCTGTAA